A region from the uncultured Stenotrophomonas sp. genome encodes:
- the btuB gene encoding TonB-dependent receptor: MNCKSNKLRDAVVLALVASAGTTGAAFAQDNGGATTLDRIEVTGSRIKSVDVETSQPVFIMDRAAIEKQGLTSVADVLQRISANGAGLNTNFNNGGDGSSTISLRNLGSSRTLVLVNGRRWVSNMSGSVDLNTIPAAIVERVEVLKDGASSVYGSDAIAGVVNLITRSDFDGAEVNAYFGQYGEGDGQRTSFDVTVGASSDRGNLVISASRVKEDQVMAGDRAISAEPYFGLGSAYYSSYSANGKINRSAADGGNLALRPGAVGSGLASNPYYAADQYIPYTADFNYNFAKDNYLATPQKRSALFAQGSYNLTDNIQLKMDALFNERRSAQQLAGYPLSTISTGLSMSGDSYFNPWSTQHGGDGREVSWTHRLTESPRIYDQNTKTQHIYLGLDGYLEFADRQFSWDAGYAFNKTNEVETQIGDANLLSLEKALGASEVRDGKVVCVTAPGGSVIDGCTPFNPLSPQGGVTQEMLDYILFTAHNTYEYRNESVTANVSGELFELPAGWLSFAAGIEHRKESGYSSPDAFIANGLTSGNAFTPTAGSYTLDDAYLELLVPVLKDLPGAQLLELSVATRYSDYSNFGDTLNSKFGFKWKPLDDVLVRGNWAEGFRAPSITNLYRGNSDSFSQYSDPCSADGRFAGNAAVMSACQADGVPAGFVAEYNSGGGTTGGQTIYPFTLGGNPNLTPETSTSKTLGIVYSPSWAQGLNISLDWWSIELENRISSFSPNDILDKCYVEGLSSYCDLFTRRADGKVGTMFIGPINAGFQEVEGWDMTVKYRMPETQIGNFAFTWDSTYVSKNRDRSFTSDPWSALNGMYFESDPYWRLRSNLTTDWSYGDLSASWMIRYRSGLKEDVGGERLESIAYHDIQVSYALPWNANIRVGSNNVFAKEPPMTWDAFANSFDPQYDIPGRYMYMQYTQRF; the protein is encoded by the coding sequence ATGAATTGCAAGTCCAACAAGCTGCGTGACGCAGTGGTGCTGGCCCTGGTCGCAAGCGCCGGCACCACCGGTGCAGCCTTCGCCCAGGACAACGGCGGCGCCACCACTCTTGACCGCATTGAAGTCACTGGTTCGCGCATCAAGAGCGTCGACGTCGAAACCTCGCAGCCTGTGTTCATCATGGACCGTGCCGCGATCGAAAAGCAGGGCCTGACTTCGGTCGCCGACGTCCTGCAGCGCATCTCGGCCAACGGTGCCGGCCTGAACACCAATTTCAACAACGGCGGCGACGGTTCCTCGACCATCAGCCTGCGCAACCTGGGTTCCTCGCGCACCCTCGTGCTGGTCAACGGCCGGCGCTGGGTGTCCAACATGTCCGGCTCGGTTGACCTGAACACCATTCCGGCCGCCATCGTCGAGCGTGTGGAAGTCCTGAAGGACGGCGCCTCCTCGGTCTACGGCTCCGACGCCATCGCTGGCGTGGTCAACCTGATCACCCGCAGCGATTTCGACGGCGCCGAGGTCAATGCCTATTTCGGCCAGTACGGTGAAGGCGACGGCCAGCGCACCTCGTTCGACGTCACCGTCGGTGCGAGCAGCGATCGTGGCAACCTCGTCATCAGCGCTTCGCGTGTGAAGGAAGACCAGGTGATGGCCGGTGACCGCGCCATCTCTGCCGAGCCGTACTTCGGCCTGGGTTCGGCCTACTACAGCAGCTACTCGGCCAACGGCAAGATCAACCGTTCGGCTGCCGATGGTGGCAACCTGGCGCTGCGCCCGGGCGCCGTGGGCAGTGGTCTGGCCAGCAACCCGTACTACGCGGCTGACCAGTACATCCCCTACACCGCCGACTTCAACTACAACTTCGCCAAGGACAATTACCTGGCGACCCCGCAGAAGCGCAGCGCGCTGTTTGCCCAGGGCAGCTACAACCTGACCGACAACATCCAGCTGAAGATGGATGCGCTGTTCAACGAGCGTCGTTCGGCACAGCAGTTGGCTGGTTACCCGCTGAGCACCATCAGCACCGGCCTGAGCATGAGTGGCGACAGCTACTTCAATCCGTGGAGCACCCAGCACGGTGGTGACGGCCGCGAAGTCAGCTGGACCCACCGCCTGACCGAATCGCCGCGCATCTACGACCAGAACACCAAGACCCAGCACATTTATCTGGGCCTGGATGGCTATCTCGAGTTCGCCGACCGCCAGTTCAGCTGGGATGCCGGTTACGCCTTCAACAAGACCAACGAAGTGGAAACCCAGATTGGTGATGCCAACCTGCTGTCCCTGGAGAAGGCGCTGGGAGCTTCGGAAGTCCGTGACGGCAAGGTCGTTTGCGTCACCGCGCCGGGCGGAAGCGTCATCGACGGCTGCACCCCGTTCAACCCGCTGTCGCCGCAGGGTGGCGTGACCCAGGAGATGCTGGACTACATCCTGTTCACCGCCCACAACACTTACGAATATCGCAACGAAAGCGTCACCGCCAACGTTTCCGGCGAGCTGTTTGAACTGCCGGCTGGCTGGCTGAGCTTCGCCGCAGGTATCGAACACCGCAAGGAAAGCGGCTACTCCTCGCCGGATGCCTTCATTGCCAACGGCCTGACCTCCGGCAATGCGTTCACTCCGACGGCTGGCTCCTACACGCTGGACGACGCCTACCTCGAACTGCTGGTGCCGGTCCTCAAGGACCTGCCGGGCGCCCAGCTCCTGGAGCTGAGCGTGGCAACCCGCTATTCGGACTACAGCAACTTCGGCGACACGCTGAACAGCAAGTTCGGCTTCAAGTGGAAGCCGCTTGATGACGTCCTCGTCCGCGGTAACTGGGCCGAAGGCTTCCGTGCACCGTCGATCACCAACCTGTATCGCGGCAACTCGGACTCGTTCTCGCAGTACTCCGATCCGTGCTCGGCCGATGGTCGCTTCGCGGGTAACGCTGCGGTGATGAGTGCCTGTCAGGCCGATGGCGTGCCGGCTGGCTTCGTTGCCGAATACAACAGTGGTGGCGGCACCACCGGCGGCCAGACCATCTATCCGTTCACTCTGGGCGGCAACCCGAACCTGACTCCGGAAACCTCGACCAGCAAGACCCTGGGTATCGTGTACAGCCCGTCGTGGGCACAGGGCCTGAACATCTCGCTGGATTGGTGGTCGATCGAGCTGGAAAACCGTATCAGCAGCTTCTCGCCCAACGACATTCTGGACAAGTGCTACGTTGAAGGCCTCTCCAGCTACTGCGACCTGTTCACCCGCCGTGCTGACGGCAAGGTCGGCACCATGTTCATCGGCCCGATCAATGCCGGCTTCCAGGAAGTGGAAGGTTGGGACATGACGGTCAAGTACCGCATGCCGGAAACCCAGATCGGCAACTTTGCCTTCACCTGGGATTCCACCTACGTCAGCAAGAACCGCGATCGCTCGTTTACCTCGGATCCGTGGTCGGCCCTGAATGGCATGTACTTCGAGTCCGATCCGTACTGGCGTCTGCGCAGCAACCTGACCACCGACTGGTCCTACGGTGACCTCAGCGCGAGCTGGATGATCCGCTATCGCTCCGGTCTGAAGGAAGACGTTGGCGGCGAGCGCCTGGAGTCGATTGCCTACCACGACATCCAGGTCAGCTATGCACTGCCGTGGAACGCCAACATTCGCGTTGGCTCCAACAACGTGTTTGCCAAGGAACCGCCGATGACGTGGGATGCCTTTGCCAACTCGTTTGACCCGCAGTACGACATCCCGGGCCGCTACATGTACATGCAGTACACCCAGCGTTTCTAA
- a CDS encoding conserved exported hypothetical protein (Evidence 4 : Homologs of previously reported genes of unknown function), with protein sequence MNMKKQWTLAGLLLATVSIMAPALAASDRALEAKNSFQAQHDAILVDLNGDKYQEITQDDRHKVMEALGRIDSHLSQQGVTQIDRLPQEVAVAVFNDQNLINSILTQAAADSRLICRREKTIGSNFPQNNCLTVAERRRQKDQAQDDVVRLQRTPRSTN encoded by the coding sequence ATGAACATGAAGAAGCAATGGACGCTTGCCGGCCTCCTGCTGGCCACTGTCTCCATCATGGCCCCTGCGCTGGCTGCAAGCGACCGCGCCCTTGAAGCCAAAAATTCATTCCAGGCGCAGCACGACGCTATCCTTGTCGACCTCAACGGCGACAAATACCAGGAGATCACCCAAGACGACCGCCACAAGGTCATGGAAGCACTTGGGCGGATAGATTCGCATCTGAGTCAGCAGGGCGTCACCCAGATTGACCGCCTGCCACAAGAAGTGGCGGTCGCGGTATTCAACGATCAGAACCTGATCAACAGCATCCTCACCCAGGCTGCCGCCGATAGCCGCCTGATCTGCCGCCGGGAAAAGACCATCGGCTCGAACTTTCCGCAGAACAATTGCCTGACCGTCGCCGAACGGCGGCGACAGAAGGATCAGGCGCAGGATGACGTGGTGCGCCTGCAGCGCACGCCGCGCAGTACCAATTGA
- a CDS encoding Transcriptional regulator, TetR family, translated as MNESPVSSPAESRGTRNSRLSADDWAQAALDLIAEQGVGAVAVEPLARRLGVTKGSFYWHFPSRDALLQAALERWELVEQQQVFGSLEEVPDPRTRLRALFQLVAHEVTPHIIYSELLKALDNPLVRPVIDRVSQRRLDYLMASFRQAGLSSTDARHRARLAYAAYVGFLQLSLQLQQPKQAREEFEAYVEHVIETLIPVG; from the coding sequence ATGAACGAGTCTCCAGTTTCTTCTCCGGCGGAATCCCGCGGTACGCGCAACAGCCGCCTCAGTGCGGACGACTGGGCCCAAGCAGCCCTCGACCTGATCGCCGAACAGGGTGTCGGCGCGGTGGCGGTGGAGCCGCTGGCCCGCCGCCTCGGGGTCACCAAGGGCAGCTTCTACTGGCATTTCCCCTCGCGCGACGCGCTGCTGCAGGCGGCATTGGAACGCTGGGAACTGGTCGAGCAGCAACAGGTGTTCGGCAGTCTGGAAGAAGTGCCGGACCCCCGGACCCGCTTGCGTGCGCTGTTCCAATTGGTCGCCCACGAGGTGACGCCGCACATCATCTACAGCGAGCTGCTCAAGGCACTGGACAACCCGCTGGTGCGCCCGGTGATCGACCGGGTATCCCAGCGGCGCCTGGACTACCTGATGGCCTCGTTCCGCCAGGCCGGCCTCAGCTCCACCGATGCCCGCCACCGCGCGCGCCTCGCCTACGCGGCCTATGTCGGCTTCCTGCAGCTGTCATTGCAATTGCAGCAGCCCAAACAGGCCCGCGAGGAATTCGAGGCCTATGTCGAGCATGTGATCGAGACGTTGATTCCGGTCGGTTGA